TGTAAAAATACGTTATGCATTTTTTCTGCATGTAGATTGTGCTGTGTGGGTGAGCAGGAGAGACTATCCATAATTCCTCCAACATAATTAATCCCTTATGCAAGGTAAATTCTTCTTACtgtttctttccccctttcaaCAGTATCTTAGTTGTAGAAGTAGCCAGTTTGTATTTAGAGTTTAAAAGTGTAATGGTTTATATTATGCTGTGCAAGATTAGATTAGCATACAAATTCCATAAAACAAGTAGTAGTATTGTTCGAGTACCCAGTTGCTGTAGCAAATCATTCTGGGCACTGGATTTTATGGCTTAGGCATCTGAAGTGGGAGGACGGAGGAGGATATATGTTCCATTGTGGTTTCCAGACTGCAGTATAACCAGGGTTAGGATGAAAACAGAGTAGGTTGCAGCACAAACTCCTACTCAAAAATTGGAGACTTTTAAAGACTCAGTTGCAGTGCAACTGAAAGCACAACTCTGAACATGAGATAGGAGGAGAAAGTGTAAAAGCACTGGCCCCTTCTCTACAACCCACTCTCCCTTGCCTTTACTTGTTTGCACCTAAGCAAGGTCATATcaatttttcccctcctcctcctgttttcCTACCTACCAGCTCATTGgttaaagaatttcttttgatGGGGGGGGAAGCAAGCTGGAGATTATACAAAATTGCACCGAAGCAGTTCTCACACTTTTCTGTACTCcattcattgattttttttgacCTCCGCAATGTGATATAACGCTTACTGCCAGTTCTTCACTGTGCGGGAAAGTAAACTACACaaggatttttaattattattctttttttttttttaatgtgaaatccTCATTTTCTGTGTTATGAGAAAGAGTAAATAATTGTTCCTGGGTTAATTGCTCAGTGTTAGGTCTGAATTTATAGACATCGTTCATACCTTTTTTTCAGTAGTTCACCAGCCTGAGAGATTCCACAATTTTTCCTTATGCGAAAGCTTTGCATGCTTCTGAGCATCCTCACCACCTTCTTTTTATACCTCTTTATAGTGTACTCTGAACCTTTTCAAATCTATTTCTCTGGCAGTTACCAAATTTCATTCAGTGTTAAAAGTATGGTGAGCTTTGAATttcatattcatagaatcactgaatggtttgggctggaaggaccCTTAAAGACCATGTAGTTTCAacccccactgccatgggcaaggacaccttccatcatgttgctcaaagccccatccagcctggccttaaacacttccaggaatggggcagtcacagcttcactGTTCTAGCTTGATGTATTCCAGTTTTGTTTACTGATAATGATGAACACTTGGCCTCTTTTCTGGCCTCTGAGTCCTAAAGTTTGTCAAAGGACTTACAACAGTGATTCAAAAGTTTGAAGTTCTATTCCTGACTGGAGATAAGCTCTAAGTTACTTTCACAGTTTGCATGTACATGTGCAGATGTGTTTTTCCAATATATGCTGACCTGTATCTTTCAGCATgaatttcttttatctttcctgCTCCACCGCTATTTATGAGGATTTCACAATGCTGTAACTTGTGGTTAGTAGCTTTGTGCAGACAATTAATGTATCTAGATCACTTCCAGACTTCCTGTAGATGGAGGCTCTGTGCAAAGAGGCTATAAAAAAAGAGTTGAGAAATGATGATGATTATAAAATGTTTAGAAGAGtaatgttgtctttttttctccccttctttaATGACCTAAGGTTGACTCTGATGGCTGGTTGAAATCTAGCgtgctctctctttttctcagcCAAGTTTTGGGGAGTAAAGTGAGCATGCTACAGTAAATTCTACATGTAGCAGGTATCAGGGGAAAGTTGCAGTTCTTGATAGCAAAGGAAACACTTTGTCTTCTGCCTCATTTCCCTTAGTCCTTTTGCAAGTACTGAGGAGCATTGTTTGCTTCCCAGAATTTAAAGAAGAGTCAGTTTTGTCTTCCAAGGAGCTAAGTTGAAGGAGACCATTAAGCTTAGCTGGAAGTGCTGGCAGATATTTGCTGAGTGACAGGGAGGAAGAAATGTTTGTTATTAACTGTTGGTTATTGAGTGATGGTTGGGGCAACCTAAAAGATAAATTACTCCTAAAATGTAGTTAGGGTTCTCTATGCTGTGTATGTTTAATATCCTTAAAAAGGGTGAGTACTTGTGATGGGATAGGTGCATATTAGTACATGCAGGCTATATACAGCAGCATTAAAGACAATTATTTTCCTATAAAGTAAATGTACCTGAGAACTGTGGACATGTAGTATAGGGCTTACAAAATCCTTCAAAACCTAGGAAGAAGTGGATTACTGACTTTGATCCAGATTTCTGAACTGGATATGCTTGGAAGTGTACTCTGGATTTATAGGAGTAATAAGATCTAGCAGAATTTGAAACAGTAGAacttatttttttgtgtataaATCGTTAAATAGGTGGAACGAGCCATCTGCGGGTGCAAGTGGGGTAGTTGTTAATGTGTCATAAATAAACTAGTATGCAGTGTaataaaaaaccctcaaacctTTTTCTGCTGTCTGCAGCTGTGAATGTTGTGTCAGGCTTGCTCACTCGTCTTTACAGATTCCCTGATCTGCAATTGAGCAAGCAGTGAGCCAAGGCATTCTGCAGCACAGTTGCACTCTCTagggaaagcaggagaaaaaacctgaaaatgctACAAATGACACTTTTTTACCTTCACTGCTCCATCCAAATTggcaaaattggcttaaaattCCCTAAACTCTCTCACTCAGTCAATAACATAGCTTGCAGCACACTGACTTATTGTTGTGTTTAAACCTTTGCCAGGACGGGAGCAGTTTCATGGCCTCGGGTCTATGtactgcagaggagcagctgctgTGATCCTCACGTATGATGTGAACAGCCTCCAAAGCCTGACGGAGCTGGAAGAAAGATTCTTGGCGCTGACGGACAGTGCGAGTGCTGACTGCATTTTTGCTATTGTTGGAAATAAAGTTGACCTCACCGACGACTGCGCTTTGCCACTGGATGAAAATAGACCTGAGAAGCCTGTTGCCAGCTGCAGCTCGAAGGTGCGAAAACAAGTCTGTGCAGAGGACGCGATTGCGCTCTAtaaaaagatactgaaatacaaaatgctaGATGAGAAGGATGTTCCAGCAGCTGAGAAAATGTGCTTTGAGACCAGTGCAAAAACAGGATACAAGGTAGATTACCTCTTTGAAACTGTGTTTGACATGGTAGTCCCAATAATTGTACGGCAGAAGGCCGAGGGACCACCGCAAACTGTAGACATTACGGACTACAAGCCggcaaaaaggacaaaatctGGTTGTTGTTCCTGAACCATTTACATGATGTAAGAGAAGGGGAGGGATTGTTCTCTCCAGCAAACCGAAGAGCAACAAGTGCTTGCAGATCACCAGAAAGGAAAAGTCAAATAGACTAAAATGGTGTCtgtggaaaaaaggaaacaacccaaaaaacaagCAGCCAAACAAATCTGACCATTAAAGGTTTCTGGGAAGCTCTGTgtatgaaaatggaaaagtgaGTGGAATTATATGGGAAGACTTGCCAGTTTCCAGGGGAGTGGATCTGAAGACAAATGGTGTATTAGTACAATTGGTACAAATGACAATAACTTGAACAGTTTTGAAGGAGTCTGATTTCTACTGACTTGCCATTTCATGTTGCATGTAAATGATCTGTTTGTATACTCTCAACAGCTTTCACATGATTATCATCTTTCCCTTCATGATTCTGACTTTGGAAGATTGAAAACACAGTACTTTTTTATTCttgacaaaaaaaagaaaaaaaaagaaaatccaggtATAATTTATATTTGTAGCTAATAAATCAATTACAATCTTTTTATGTCAGATGACAGTGTAAGACTCAAAAGCTGAACTATTAAAATCGCTGTGGATACGTACTATTCATTTGGAGACTTTATTAATGTGAATTCCCCTTTCATGGTGGGCTTTCATGTATTAACAGGCAGCAtcacagctcttgctgctctAATTGCAAGATGTAGGAGgaagtttttctttcctttttctcttgtaaTTCTTTTTAATGTGGGTAGGAAAGCTTTTGGGGGGAAGGAAGTGATTTTCTATTTGTCTGCATTTTGACCTCTTTATGGTGCCTGTAGAATGCCACCTGTGTTCTATCTCCCTTCCAATTCCTCCCTTGTTGTGCTCAAGGCTGCAGCTTTGATGTTTAGCAGCTATGCATGACATTGCCATCTTCCTGCAGGGAAGTGAGGACTTGCGTTTTCTGATGTGAAAGTGGCTAatgcaggaggaaggaaagagaaaactgcCTTTTGTGGAGTAGAAAGGCACATGAAGGAGCACTAACGAGGTACATGGTTTCTTTCCTGACTGCAGTAAAAAGGAGAAGCTAATACTCACTAGTGCTCCTAGAGTTTCCCAACTCTCTCGGCTATGATGCAGTATGTGATGACCCAGGAGCACACACTGAGACGCTTTAACCACAGTGAGGAACTACTACTTTCCACCCCCATAtttccccaaaacaaccccccccaaaaccccaaagatgCAGCTCACATGTTTCCATTTCAGCAAGCTGTTGTGTGGGGGCTCTTTTGTCTTCTTATGGATGCTATGGGCATAATTTTCTAAAACTAAAGGGTTGGTTGTTCTTATGCTTTCTCATTGACTTTCTCTGTCCCACCCAAATCACAGTTGAGTAGTACATAGGGAGTCAATTCCTAAATGAATAATGAATTAAATTATTACTAAGAAtattagttatttttttcccccaaagtaTATCTTCTTGATCAACTTGCTGCAGAGAAGtagtttattttctgctttcaagcTTATGTGCAGTAACAAAATTCTAAGGCCAGTGTCTAGTCTTCCCTTGGGACTGGGAAGAGACAAACAGGCTATAACCTCAGTCTTGTCTGTGACCAAAGCGATTTGCCAACACATTTGTGAGAGGTTCGCCACTGGCTTTGCTGCATCTGTTGACAGCTGAACCTGCAGCATAGGCGTGTTGCAAGGTTAGGGTTTTGGGCCATGTGCAGCTAGAAGGGACAGAACAGGTAAAGTATTTGTAAATATAATGTCTAATACTTTTTAAGGTATAAATATTTGCAGCTCAGTTGCACCAATGTTTGATTTGTATGAGATACGAAGGAATTCCTAGTCTTTCCCAAAGCTCCAACTTGGGTGTTTTCATTGAAAAGAAAAGGACACAGGAACCAGTCTTGCATGCTGTGCTTTTGCCCTTAGGGCTATACTTGTCTGGCAGGATGTTCCTGGCTTTTTAGTGTTACTGGATATTGCTCCTTGAGAAATGCCTGGGTTATAGTGGATGCCACTCTGACAGCCTGTGAGAGAGGTCATGGGGTTACACAGCAGAACCTGAGAGGCTGCAGACTGCACAGGAGCTGATGATAGGAGCTCAGGAGATCTGCATTGCTCGATGTGGCTAGCCTCATTTCTTTACTACTTGCAGAAGTCAGATTGTGCCTTCGAGCAAAACTTGAGGGTTTCTAGAGTTTGATGcaggacttttttctttttttaatgatattaCTAATTTAAACCCTGCTGTAGCTGAGTTCCATTTTTCCAGTCCAGTGTTGGTGCTCTATCTGCTGCAGAGGTGCCTGTGCATGTCTGCAAGCGCTATTGGAGAGCACAGCTCAACCCCCAGCACTGGAATTGCCTAGGTTagttgttgttttctgtttaaatggtgctttttatttatttattttcacccCCCCATCCTATGTACTTTTACTGGAATAATTCAGCTTGGCTCACTGATGGGGAGGAGCAGTGAAGCTGCAGAATGGTCATGCATGGCCAGGACTAGCAATGGCAGGTGAAAGCAGGATCCCAGGTTCTCTGCTTGCCCTGCCTGAGAGGGGGACCTTGTTTTACAAGTATTTGTTTCCCTTCACCTCCCTCAGTTATGTTTGTCTGCATCATGTGAAGTGTTTGAACAGTGAAATAGATGTTATTTTTGTCCATGCTGGGTGGATGTGAGCTGTGGGCATGCTGTGACCCGAgggggatggagatggagcaGGGTGAGTGGGTGCCAGGCTGGTTGGGAAGGCCACATCCCTCTTCCTGCCGCTTGCAGGCAGCGATGGTGCGAGACTGAGGTTGCTGTTGGCTCCTTGCAACCCCAATAAGGCTTCAAGTCTCATGGGGACCACCAAAGGAGCCTGAACTCCTGAATTCAGGTGCTCATGAAGCAGGTAGAGCTCTTGAGCCACATGCTTTGGCTTTAGATGTCCATgccatagaattgtagaatcaaccaggttggaaaagacctttaagatcatcaatcCAATTGTTATGTCCGGCTGGGAAGCACCACTCCTGTTTTTACTTATCTGCTCATGGGTCAGGGATGCAGTGATGTTACTTGTTCTCCTCATCCAGTGTGTCTTGCACCATCTGTGTCTAATCCCCAAAGACCGTAAGTCCAGGCCCTCACTCACCCTGGTGGGTGTGGGTGGCCAACCCTGGGGGTGCAGCCAGTCCCCGTATGGTTTATGGGGTCTGCTGCCACCTGCACTGGGGtgccatcagctgctgcttgtttgctggttttctgtttctggcaGCCACAGACAAGCCCAGTCATGTAAGGTGTGAGGGAACTTGGCTGATATGGTCAACACACTCTGAGTAGGTAATTGGTGTCAAGTGACATTGATATACTGATGCACTTCTACCTGCAGAAGGGTAATACAATCTCATTcaccttctccaggctcagcAACATGCTTTCAAACAGGGAAGTATAGGAAGCAAACAGCATGCTTTGAAGCAAAAGATCTGACGTGGTGAAACCCAGGCAAAACACTTGTGGTTTTTACATCCTAGGCTGGAACACTGTAGTTTAGTAAaaagattgttttgttttgctgtagcTGAGTTTTTTCAGTATcaaatattttaacttcttgGAAATGGGTTctgggatcacagaatcatcagatggtttgggttggaagggaccttcaaagatcgCCTAGAGGAAACCcacctgccaggggcagggacatcttctgatcgggttgctcaaagccccattcaacctgatACTGAACGGGTttaggccacaataaggtcttcctggagccttctccaggctgaacaaccccatcTCTGACTTTTTTCACAGGAGAGGAGGTAAACCTGCAACGAGGAGGCAGCTTGCGTAAGTCAGTTCCCCTCCTGCTGTGCTCTCGGTTAGCTCACCAGGTGAAATTCTCTGGCTGCTGCAAGTATTCCGTGTGTTTGTGTGCACGAGCAACCTCCCCTTCTCAAACAGTGATTACACAGGCTTTTGAGAAACATGGCTATGGGAACACAGACCTGAGAACATGGCCTACACAAAATACAGAAGTTTAAGTCCACTTGGCACCATGTGGGGTTTTatggtttgtttgttctttcctgTACCATGCCCGTGCGTTCAACTCAATGCTGTGCTGATACTGCACTGAGCAAACTTGTTAAGAACAGCTTATGTGAGCCAGAGAAAATTAAGAGGCAAAACTGCTTGAGAGGAAGACCTATCTGCTAAAGttttacactggaaa
This Lathamus discolor isolate bLatDis1 chromosome 4, bLatDis1.hap1, whole genome shotgun sequence DNA region includes the following protein-coding sequences:
- the RAB20 gene encoding ras-related protein Rab-20, which encodes MKKPDGKVVLLGDMNVGKTSLLHRYMEKRFQETVSTVGGAFYLKQWGPYNISIWDTAGREQFHGLGSMYCRGAAAVILTYDVNSLQSLTELEERFLALTDSASADCIFAIVGNKVDLTDDCALPLDENRPEKPVASCSSKVRKQVCAEDAIALYKKILKYKMLDEKDVPAAEKMCFETSAKTGYKVDYLFETVFDMVVPIIVRQKAEGPPQTVDITDYKPAKRTKSGCCS